One part of the Pseudoalteromonas piscicida genome encodes these proteins:
- a CDS encoding sensor histidine kinase, whose protein sequence is MRFFVLLFLAAFSLQLQAFQFEHLNGVVHDSNDNFYLSSHNGVYRYDGRHFLPLSKAAGLPRGLVRDIKLQHKTLFSLYSNGDVWITNLTSLESKKIASVEATKLALTNSSLFTLGRYDVKRIDIESGVVSTIYSSSSRVLDIDAFANLAYLMTTEGVFLIQDGVIKTVEALSIDNGNLAATPHGVVYFVNNRMSYYSTLQQQLISNMEIDNADNIVFAAPYFIYFTDNESVNEVTLTDLNITRTGINTKKKNYSKLHVDGKNRVWGLGLNTFEPIEVGLKSSELSLGSKYNVLEGVAGELWIGTTKGIFQKTGRNSVEPLAWLNSQISAQAFEVTAFQLFNRGLAIGTDMGTYFVDLASKKITKVHDDYVLNFSVIDNTLHIATNGYGVVEVSSNLELIVDKKLRQLLPSLEVLDINHSGNYIYASTKQGLLVVDTQDWTRSLFEDGVVVTDSYVTEEGLFAATYGKGVWFKPNSGVWQKLSSPSFVKEFVEFNDNLYLATNNGVHILERGADHTKLVPGTKAHSFTIGSLKVLGDKLYAASSDFIFELTTAPSVDLYAPKVTSVTLDGKTYLEFTELVSQHPAIEITISDYNFVDQHVNSFEANINDTGWQKLLAAGMQLSNLKPGGYDILFRVENKGRYSNVTSLTFNVAAPWYSTPLAISVYAALVFILVIAISVYIYIWVQSFHKVFRNNQRQYQKEDLSDAVLKVAEAKKLCSGDDITISEGLDKLDQALLKLEPLARGHAALGKEKLSVAISMLQAHCSYMSDMDLDFNISIGETQLKKQLEKDIYSVTYHCVDNSLKHSKATQLSLSISKQQDKIHVMISDNGNGMALYSRLHFGLGIYTIKQIAKSYKAKLSIKSSKKGTAIHFVFPLLEIGRPSKEEIQKEVLERMQD, encoded by the coding sequence ATGCGTTTCTTCGTACTTTTATTCCTAGCTGCTTTTTCGTTGCAGTTACAAGCGTTCCAATTTGAACATTTAAATGGTGTCGTTCATGACTCAAACGACAACTTTTATTTGTCCTCACACAATGGGGTATATAGATACGATGGCCGTCATTTTCTTCCTTTAAGCAAAGCTGCTGGATTACCCAGAGGCTTGGTTCGTGATATCAAACTGCAACATAAAACATTGTTTTCTTTGTATTCTAATGGTGACGTTTGGATCACGAATCTAACGAGTCTAGAATCGAAAAAAATAGCTTCTGTGGAGGCGACAAAACTAGCGTTAACAAACTCTTCGCTTTTCACTCTAGGAAGATATGATGTTAAAAGGATTGATATTGAGTCAGGAGTAGTCAGCACAATATACAGTAGCTCAAGCAGAGTTTTAGACATTGACGCGTTTGCAAATTTAGCCTATTTGATGACAACAGAAGGTGTTTTTTTAATACAAGATGGCGTAATAAAAACCGTTGAAGCACTAAGCATTGATAATGGCAATTTAGCGGCAACACCGCATGGCGTTGTTTATTTTGTTAATAATAGGATGAGTTACTACTCTACCCTACAGCAGCAGCTTATCTCTAATATGGAAATAGACAATGCTGATAATATCGTATTTGCTGCCCCCTATTTTATCTATTTTACAGATAACGAAAGTGTTAATGAAGTCACGCTCACAGACCTAAATATTACAAGAACAGGTATTAACACCAAGAAAAAGAACTACAGCAAACTACATGTGGATGGCAAAAATAGGGTCTGGGGTTTAGGCCTAAACACATTCGAGCCTATCGAAGTTGGTCTAAAGTCTTCAGAGTTGTCTTTAGGGTCTAAATATAATGTACTTGAAGGCGTTGCAGGAGAATTGTGGATTGGTACTACCAAAGGTATATTTCAAAAGACTGGCAGAAATAGTGTTGAACCATTAGCTTGGTTAAATAGCCAAATATCAGCTCAAGCATTTGAGGTTACGGCTTTTCAACTCTTCAATCGCGGTCTTGCGATAGGAACCGATATGGGCACCTATTTCGTCGATTTAGCGAGTAAGAAAATAACAAAAGTTCATGATGATTATGTGCTTAATTTCTCAGTGATTGATAATACGTTGCATATCGCTACAAATGGCTATGGAGTTGTCGAAGTTAGCTCAAACTTGGAATTAATAGTAGACAAAAAACTCAGGCAATTGCTTCCAAGCCTAGAAGTCTTAGACATAAATCATAGTGGTAATTATATCTATGCAAGCACCAAACAAGGTTTGTTGGTTGTTGATACACAAGACTGGACGCGCAGTCTATTTGAAGATGGTGTAGTTGTCACTGATAGCTATGTCACAGAGGAAGGCCTATTTGCAGCGACTTATGGAAAAGGCGTCTGGTTTAAACCCAATAGTGGAGTTTGGCAAAAGTTAAGCTCACCAAGTTTTGTAAAGGAATTCGTGGAGTTTAATGATAATTTGTATTTAGCGACCAACAATGGTGTCCACATTTTAGAAAGAGGTGCAGATCACACAAAATTGGTACCAGGTACAAAGGCACACTCTTTTACTATCGGAAGCCTTAAGGTTTTGGGCGACAAACTTTATGCTGCCAGTTCAGACTTTATATTTGAGCTCACAACGGCTCCTTCTGTCGATCTTTATGCGCCAAAGGTAACAAGTGTCACTCTGGATGGTAAAACCTATTTGGAGTTTACTGAACTGGTTAGTCAGCATCCAGCTATTGAAATAACGATTAGTGACTACAATTTTGTAGATCAGCATGTCAACTCGTTTGAAGCAAACATAAACGATACTGGATGGCAAAAATTGTTAGCTGCGGGAATGCAACTTAGCAACCTAAAACCAGGAGGATACGATATTTTATTTAGGGTTGAGAATAAGGGACGCTACAGTAACGTTACGTCATTGACTTTTAACGTGGCTGCGCCGTGGTATTCAACACCTTTAGCTATTTCAGTGTATGCTGCCTTGGTCTTCATCCTAGTGATAGCGATTTCTGTGTATATATATATTTGGGTGCAGAGTTTTCATAAAGTTTTCAGGAATAATCAGCGCCAATACCAAAAAGAAGACTTGAGTGATGCTGTCCTTAAAGTTGCCGAGGCTAAAAAGTTGTGTAGCGGTGATGATATTACGATTTCAGAAGGTTTAGACAAACTCGACCAAGCACTTTTGAAGCTCGAACCATTGGCAAGAGGTCATGCGGCACTTGGTAAAGAAAAACTGAGCGTTGCTATCAGTATGTTGCAGGCTCATTGTTCATATATGAGTGATATGGATCTCGATTTCAATATTTCCATTGGTGAGACACAACTTAAAAAACAGTTGGAAAAGGACATTTACAGCGTAACCTACCATTGTGTTGATAATTCGCTTAAACATTCAAAAGCAACACAACTCAGCCTGTCTATTAGTAAACAACAAGATAAAATTCATGTCATGATTTCTGATAATGGTAATGGAATGGCGCTGTATTCACGACTTCATTTCGGATTAGGGATCTATACCATAAAACAAATTGCGAAAAGCTATAAAGCCAAGTTGAGTATTAAAAGCTCAAAAAAAGGAACTGCTATTCACTTTGTGTTTCCTCTTTTAGAAATTGGCAGGCCGAGTAAAGAAGAAATTCAAAAAGAGGTTTTAGAGAGAATGCAGGATTAG
- a CDS encoding DUF642 domain-containing protein has product MKLNFATLALMSVVGTASAADNLVVNGSFETSGNISGDWALFDNLQGWSREGAKFEIQKQSLGIVVPQDGNQYLELDSTANYTIYQNIPTTIGKKYKVSFYYSPRVVNNDSTNRARAWFGDNTLVTMNATTRGWTKYEYTVEATGSSTQLRFQGLGTSDSYGALLDNVVVTEEEEVIPPEPPVTCNVGVYGINNFGEDSNSYVYKFDIVNGTYAYVDGIANTASNIAAHNGALYFMEQNDSATKASSLWKVSLDSAEQTLAANAVSWPLYRSAVTPDGTKLLASSKTYLYEFDMQTGAKTVLGKLSYAGDDFSHGDIAYSADTNVIYVLTGKALYTLDKGDMTLDLVGEHGVNWASGLAVSSDGTLYVSGRNSGEDAKIYTLDPNTAQATFIMDGPEHINDLTYVANYCE; this is encoded by the coding sequence ATGAAACTTAACTTTGCAACCTTAGCGTTAATGTCAGTTGTTGGTACAGCAAGTGCAGCCGACAATTTAGTCGTTAACGGCTCGTTTGAAACATCAGGCAATATTTCTGGTGATTGGGCGTTATTTGACAATCTCCAAGGTTGGAGCAGAGAAGGTGCCAAATTCGAAATTCAAAAACAAAGCCTTGGTATTGTCGTACCTCAAGACGGCAATCAATACCTAGAGCTTGACTCGACGGCAAATTATACAATCTACCAGAATATCCCAACCACGATTGGTAAAAAGTATAAAGTGAGTTTTTATTACTCTCCTCGAGTGGTAAACAATGATTCAACTAATCGCGCACGTGCATGGTTTGGCGATAATACACTAGTAACGATGAATGCAACGACCCGTGGCTGGACAAAGTACGAGTATACGGTTGAAGCGACAGGTAGTTCGACACAGTTACGTTTTCAGGGTTTAGGTACTTCTGACTCATATGGTGCGTTATTAGACAACGTCGTCGTAACAGAAGAAGAGGAAGTTATACCTCCAGAGCCGCCAGTAACCTGTAACGTAGGCGTGTATGGCATCAATAACTTTGGTGAAGACAGCAATAGCTATGTTTATAAATTCGACATAGTTAATGGTACCTATGCATACGTTGACGGCATCGCTAACACAGCCTCAAATATTGCTGCGCACAATGGCGCACTTTACTTTATGGAACAAAACGACAGTGCAACTAAGGCGTCATCACTTTGGAAAGTTTCACTAGATAGTGCAGAGCAGACGCTAGCTGCTAATGCGGTTTCATGGCCATTATACCGTTCAGCAGTAACGCCAGACGGTACTAAATTACTCGCAAGCAGCAAAACTTATCTTTATGAGTTTGACATGCAAACAGGCGCAAAAACAGTGCTTGGTAAACTAAGCTATGCAGGTGATGACTTCTCACATGGTGATATTGCATATTCAGCAGATACTAACGTGATTTACGTACTAACAGGTAAAGCACTTTACACGCTAGATAAGGGTGACATGACTTTAGATCTTGTTGGCGAGCATGGCGTAAATTGGGCATCAGGTTTAGCAGTAAGCTCTGACGGCACTTTATACGTGTCTGGTCGTAATTCAGGTGAAGATGCGAAGATCTACACACTAGATCCAAATACGGCACAAGCGACCTTTATTATGGATGGCCCAGAGCACATCAACGATTTAACGTATGTAGCGAATTACTGCGAATAG
- a CDS encoding LysR family transcriptional regulator, translating to MNKLRRMMIFKGVVESGSLTKAAEKLSLSKSVISQHLKKLEEEIGTPLLYRNTRSQSLTNVGKDFYAYCLEISHLSELAWEKARSKQLVLAGQLTVTTSYALMQTIVAPALCKLIKTHPKIRLNLINEDRPLNLVERGIDLAVRVGKSADVEQSQQYIGSFRDVLYKAKDSEFNDTTAPYIANSWEGKVTNYEFIHTTQNIVKPLSFKAHHKTNSVSDTIGLIESGLGIGLVPEIIAFNNHNLERVDPEFELEKVEVFCIHKGSTDVPATIRIAQSAIKSYMDAHQFVLKNAAMHY from the coding sequence ATGAACAAACTAAGAAGAATGATGATATTTAAGGGGGTGGTAGAGTCAGGATCACTGACCAAAGCCGCGGAGAAGTTATCTTTGTCCAAATCAGTGATCAGCCAACATCTCAAGAAACTAGAAGAAGAAATAGGAACACCACTACTATATAGAAACACACGAAGCCAATCATTGACCAACGTTGGTAAAGACTTCTATGCATACTGCCTTGAAATCAGCCATTTATCAGAATTAGCTTGGGAAAAAGCAAGATCAAAGCAATTAGTACTCGCAGGGCAGTTAACAGTTACAACATCCTATGCTTTGATGCAAACCATCGTTGCACCTGCACTATGTAAGCTGATTAAGACACACCCTAAAATCCGCCTGAATTTAATTAATGAAGATCGCCCTCTCAATCTAGTGGAGCGGGGGATAGATCTTGCTGTTAGAGTGGGAAAAAGCGCAGATGTGGAGCAATCACAGCAATATATTGGTTCATTTAGAGACGTGCTGTATAAAGCAAAGGACAGTGAATTTAACGACACAACCGCTCCTTACATTGCAAACTCTTGGGAAGGCAAAGTCACAAATTATGAATTTATCCATACAACACAAAATATCGTTAAACCACTTTCATTCAAAGCACATCACAAAACCAACTCAGTTAGCGATACAATAGGGCTCATTGAAAGCGGTTTGGGTATTGGGTTAGTGCCAGAAATCATCGCATTTAATAATCATAACCTAGAGCGTGTAGATCCCGAATTCGAGCTGGAAAAAGTGGAAGTATTTTGCATTCATAAAGGTAGTACTGATGTACCCGCGACGATACGAATTGCGCAAAGTGCTATTAAAAGCTATATGGATGCTCATCAATTTGTATTGAAAAATGCTGCGATGCACTATTGA